One genomic window of Bacteroidota bacterium includes the following:
- a CDS encoding serine hydrolase: MRNIIFIIIIFLLFSCDKGVEILSPEKLNDGINVSTTNQHNIDSVLIANLNNDIANGEFGNIHSFLVMIDNELIVEQYYRSGSRDKIHFIMSVTKAFTSLLTGIAIEKGYIDSEDQYMLDFFPAYKSKEKDSRKHQITIEHLLTMTSGFDWDETTYPIDDHRNSGYEIERSENWLISSLDLKMDTIPSTKYVYCGSNCVILSEIIRATSKKDIADFAEKYLFKPLGIKEYKWYKKNGIFEAGGGLYITSRDMLKFGHLHLNKGIFNGNRIVSCNWIDQTFSPYIETDKPGFHTGYYWDILRSEDGLLVYFRGGRGGQAISIIPDLNMIIVITADNRKKPQSLAPLMERITRIHQDYKLKTNNSIKL; the protein is encoded by the coding sequence ATGAGAAATATTATTTTTATAATAATCATATTCTTATTGTTTAGCTGCGACAAAGGAGTTGAAATTCTCTCCCCTGAAAAGCTCAATGATGGAATTAATGTATCAACTACTAATCAGCACAATATTGATTCTGTTCTGATAGCAAATCTTAATAATGACATCGCTAATGGTGAATTTGGAAATATTCATAGTTTTTTGGTCATGATAGACAATGAATTAATTGTAGAGCAATATTATAGAAGTGGAAGTAGAGATAAAATTCATTTCATAATGTCTGTTACCAAAGCCTTTACATCATTATTAACAGGAATTGCAATTGAAAAAGGATATATTGATTCTGAAGATCAATATATGCTTGATTTTTTTCCTGCTTATAAATCCAAAGAAAAAGATAGTAGAAAACATCAAATAACAATTGAACATTTACTCACAATGACTTCTGGTTTTGACTGGGATGAAACTACATATCCCATAGACGACCATAGGAATAGCGGATATGAAATAGAGAGAAGTGAAAATTGGTTAATAAGTTCACTTGATTTAAAAATGGACACTATACCAAGTACAAAATATGTCTATTGTGGTTCTAATTGTGTAATACTTAGCGAAATTATCAGAGCGACCTCAAAAAAGGATATTGCTGATTTTGCTGAAAAGTACTTATTCAAACCACTTGGCATAAAAGAATATAAGTGGTATAAGAAAAATGGGATATTTGAAGCTGGTGGTGGACTATATATCACTTCCAGAGACATGTTAAAATTTGGCCACTTACATTTAAACAAAGGTATTTTTAATGGCAATCGTATAGTTTCCTGCAATTGGATTGATCAAACATTTTCTCCTTATATTGAAACTGATAAACCAGGCTTTCATACCGGATATTACTGGGACATATTAAGGTCAGAGGATGGTTTGCTCGTCTATTTTAGAGGAGGTCGTGGTGGTCAGGCAATCTCAATAATTCCAGACTTAAATATGATAATTGTAATTACAGCAGACAACAGGAAAAAACCTCAATCCTTAGCACCATTGATGGAAAGGATAACAAGAATACATCAGGATTATAAATTAAAAACAAACAACAGCATAAAGCTTTAA
- a CDS encoding sodium/solute symporter (Members of the Solute:Sodium Symporter (SSS), TC 2.A.21 as described in tcdb.org, catalyze solute:Na+ symport. Known solutes for members of the family include sugars, amino acids, nucleosides, inositols, vitamins, urea or anions, depending on the system.), which yields MNFGLIDYIIFALYVCLILGIGLWVSRTQKGKTKTAEDYFLASKSLPWWAIGASLIAANISAEQIIGMSGQGFGIGLAIASYEWMSAITLIIVGKYFLPIFIEKKLYTIPDFIKQRYSVELKTILAIFWISLFTFVNLTTVLLLGSKALDMIIGNGNGDLLWYGIIGLALFAAAYSLWGGLSAVAWTDVIQVILLVIGGVITTLIALDKLTPDGGIWQGTQHILQTAPEKFHLILSKSHPLYNELPGIAVLVGGMWVANLYYWGFNQYIIQRALAAKNLREAQKGIAFAGFLKLIVPFIVVIPGIIAFVLYTQPDGTSIVPGVQENLAISETYQANDNAYPWLIKSFVPVGLKGLVIAALAAAIVSSLASMINSISTIFTMDIYRQYINKNANDRQTVRTGRIVAFIALLCGVLITPLLSSERGIFNVIQEYTGLVSPGILAIFILGLFWKKATNIAAIWGAILSIAVAFLFKLGSLPWMDQMALTFLASILIIVIISLIEHRGKDDAKGINLTKSMFKTTTSFNISAFIIMIVLAFLYSIFW from the coding sequence ATGAATTTTGGACTTATTGATTACATCATTTTTGCCCTTTATGTTTGCCTTATATTAGGAATTGGATTGTGGGTATCACGCACCCAAAAAGGGAAAACCAAAACTGCAGAAGATTACTTTTTAGCGAGTAAATCACTCCCATGGTGGGCTATCGGTGCGTCATTAATTGCTGCCAATATTTCGGCAGAACAAATAATTGGTATGTCGGGGCAAGGTTTTGGAATTGGCCTGGCTATTGCTTCTTACGAATGGATGTCTGCTATCACACTGATTATTGTCGGGAAATATTTTCTACCAATTTTTATTGAAAAAAAACTATACACCATTCCGGATTTTATAAAACAGCGTTATAGTGTAGAATTAAAAACAATTCTGGCAATATTTTGGATTTCATTATTCACTTTTGTAAATCTGACAACTGTACTTTTATTGGGTTCCAAAGCTTTAGATATGATTATTGGCAACGGAAACGGAGATTTATTGTGGTATGGAATTATTGGTTTAGCACTTTTTGCAGCAGCCTATTCGCTATGGGGAGGGCTTTCTGCAGTTGCATGGACAGATGTTATCCAGGTAATTTTATTAGTAATTGGTGGAGTAATCACCACCCTTATTGCTCTAGATAAGCTTACACCAGATGGAGGTATTTGGCAAGGTACGCAACATATTCTACAGACTGCACCCGAAAAATTCCATCTTATCCTAAGCAAATCTCATCCACTTTACAATGAGCTGCCTGGAATTGCAGTTTTGGTTGGAGGCATGTGGGTAGCCAATTTATATTATTGGGGTTTTAACCAGTATATTATTCAAAGAGCCCTGGCAGCTAAAAATCTTCGGGAAGCACAAAAGGGAATTGCTTTTGCCGGTTTTCTTAAGCTGATAGTTCCTTTTATTGTTGTTATTCCGGGAATTATTGCATTTGTGCTATATACACAACCTGATGGTACTTCGATAGTTCCGGGAGTACAGGAAAATCTGGCAATTTCGGAAACTTATCAGGCCAACGACAATGCTTATCCCTGGTTGATAAAATCTTTTGTTCCAGTAGGACTGAAAGGTTTGGTAATAGCAGCTTTGGCAGCAGCCATTGTTTCATCTCTGGCATCTATGATTAATTCCATATCAACCATTTTTACGATGGACATTTACAGGCAATACATCAATAAAAATGCAAATGACAGACAAACCGTCAGAACCGGAAGAATAGTCGCCTTTATTGCTTTATTATGTGGTGTTTTAATTACTCCGCTTCTAAGTAGCGAACGCGGAATATTCAATGTTATTCAGGAATATACAGGTTTAGTAAGTCCGGGAATTTTGGCTATTTTCATTCTTGGTTTGTTTTGGAAAAAAGCTACTAACATTGCAGCAATTTGGGGTGCAATTTTGTCGATAGCAGTGGCTTTCCTTTTTAAATTAGGCTCTCTGCCATGGATGGATCAGATGGCTTTGACTTTCCTTGCTTCTATTTTAATAATCGTCATTATTAGTTTAATTGAACATCGTGGAAAAGACGATGCCAAAGGTATCAATTTGACAAAATCGATGTTTAAAACCACTACATCTTTTAATATTTCTGCTTTTATAATAATGATTGTTCTGGCTTTTCTCTATTCAATTTTTTGGTAA
- a CDS encoding galactose mutarotase: protein MNPEKFKKNINGKKVELFVLENSNRMQVFISNYGARILSLKFPDKNRKLRDIVLGYSSIDEHINGLPYYGAIIGRCANRISKGRFKLDGKECQLSQNIFPNHLHGGTKSFSHQVWELVEYSNTKLKLKYTSPHLEEGYPGELTCVVSFQITEKNELIIEMNAKTDRKTIVNLTSHPFFNLEGEDFPNVLNHQLKINADSYLSMSPDFVPEKKINLQSDSVFDFNNFKKIGKDIHTNHPQLILAKGYDHNFILNENDAKTTAASVYASKSGISMDLYTNQPGIQFYTGNGLNGTDTGKTGNSYKKHAAFCLEPQHFPDSPNNPDFPLIELNPNEKYYHFTKFHFSNKY, encoded by the coding sequence ATGAATCCGGAAAAATTCAAGAAAAATATTAATGGTAAAAAAGTCGAATTGTTTGTTCTGGAGAATTCAAATCGGATGCAGGTTTTTATAAGTAATTACGGTGCAAGGATTTTATCACTAAAATTTCCGGACAAAAACAGGAAACTGCGGGACATCGTTTTAGGGTATTCGAGCATTGATGAGCACATAAACGGACTGCCATACTATGGTGCAATAATTGGAAGGTGCGCCAACAGAATATCAAAAGGAAGATTTAAGCTTGACGGAAAAGAATGCCAGCTAAGCCAAAATATATTTCCAAATCACTTACATGGAGGCACAAAAAGTTTTTCGCATCAGGTGTGGGAACTTGTCGAATATTCTAACACAAAGTTAAAATTGAAATACACAAGTCCTCATTTGGAGGAAGGTTATCCGGGAGAACTGACTTGTGTTGTTAGCTTTCAGATTACAGAAAAAAATGAGCTAATTATAGAAATGAATGCAAAAACTGACAGAAAAACAATTGTCAATTTAACAAGTCATCCTTTTTTTAATCTTGAAGGGGAAGATTTCCCGAATGTGTTAAATCATCAGCTTAAAATCAATGCAGATAGTTATTTGTCCATGAGTCCGGATTTTGTTCCCGAAAAGAAGATAAATCTACAAAGCGATTCTGTTTTCGATTTCAACAATTTCAAAAAAATTGGAAAGGATATTCATACAAATCACCCACAATTGATACTGGCAAAAGGATACGATCATAATTTCATTTTAAATGAAAATGATGCTAAAACCACCGCTGCTTCCGTCTATGCTTCAAAGTCAGGCATCAGTATGGATTTATATACAAATCAGCCCGGCATTCAGTTTTACACAGGAAACGGTTTAAATGGCACCGATACTGGAAAAACTGGAAACAGCTATAAAAAACATGCTGCATTTTGTCTTGAACCGCAGCATTTTCCTGACAGTCCTAACAATCCTGATTTTCCATTGATTGAACTAAATCCTAATGAAAAATATTACCACTTTACGAAATTTCACTTTTCAAACAAATATTAA
- a CDS encoding galactokinase → MKYKILQTFRELFNEEPLLFNAPGRINLIGEHTDYNEGFVFPAAIDKSIVLAIKPNNSKNVRLHAYNLNETYEFYISDFQKSEKAWANYILGVLNEFEKEAYLIEGFDCVFGGNIPYGAGLSSSAAIETVFTYALNHLHQFQIPSSKLIKMAQMAEVKFVGVNCGIMDQFISFNGKKDKALKLDCRTLEYEYFDIDLGDYSIILADTLVKHALASGEYNLRRQECEKGVETVQKIYPNVKNLRDVNIQQLHELQKHFHETIYKRCKFVVEENQRVQNAAAFLQNNMLESFGQELFKSHIGLSQLYEVSCPGLDLLSEEAKKMNGVIGSRMMGGGFGGCTINIVKSDIIEKFEQKLNNSFFKMFNHKPEFHKVRIVDGAGTLVVN, encoded by the coding sequence ATGAAGTATAAAATTCTGCAAACATTTAGAGAACTTTTTAATGAAGAACCTTTGTTATTTAATGCTCCCGGGCGAATAAACCTTATTGGCGAGCATACCGATTATAACGAAGGATTTGTTTTTCCGGCTGCTATTGATAAGTCGATAGTTTTGGCTATTAAGCCAAACAATTCTAAAAATGTTCGTTTACATGCTTATAACCTGAATGAAACTTATGAGTTTTATATTAGTGATTTTCAAAAATCTGAAAAAGCCTGGGCTAATTATATTCTTGGTGTTCTAAATGAATTTGAAAAAGAGGCGTACTTGATAGAGGGGTTCGATTGTGTTTTTGGTGGAAATATCCCCTATGGTGCAGGACTTTCGTCTTCTGCAGCTATCGAGACTGTTTTTACATATGCTCTCAATCATTTGCACCAGTTTCAAATTCCCTCTTCTAAGCTGATAAAAATGGCTCAAATGGCAGAGGTTAAATTTGTTGGAGTGAATTGCGGCATCATGGACCAGTTTATTAGTTTCAACGGAAAAAAAGACAAGGCTCTAAAGCTTGATTGCCGAACATTGGAGTATGAATATTTCGACATCGATTTGGGAGATTATAGCATTATTTTGGCAGACACTCTAGTAAAACACGCCCTGGCTTCCGGCGAGTATAATTTGCGGCGGCAAGAATGTGAAAAAGGTGTTGAGACAGTGCAAAAGATTTACCCCAACGTTAAAAATCTTAGAGATGTTAATATTCAGCAATTGCATGAACTGCAAAAGCATTTTCATGAAACTATTTACAAAAGATGCAAATTTGTTGTGGAAGAAAACCAAAGGGTACAAAATGCCGCTGCGTTTTTACAAAATAATATGCTTGAATCCTTTGGTCAGGAACTGTTTAAAAGTCACATTGGCCTGAGTCAGTTATACGAAGTAAGTTGTCCGGGACTCGACCTTTTGTCCGAAGAAGCTAAAAAAATGAATGGCGTTATTGGCTCAAGGATGATGGGTGGCGGTTTTGGAGGTTGTACCATTAATATTGTAAAAAGCGACATTATTGAAAAATTTGAGCAAAAATTAAACAATTCCTTTTTCAAAATGTTTAATCATAAACCGGAGTTTCATAAGGTTCGAATTGTAGATGGTGCCGGAACTTTAGTAGTCAATTGA
- a CDS encoding N-6 DNA methylase → MGIFQKSVIKNHFTSLDKEQVDEAFRKFNKSYSSTKISEIKQLKEEEYQDGFLREIFVDVFGYTLKPAENFNLVREYKNQTDGKKADGAILKDGKAIVVIELKSTKTKDLKSITEQAFNYKNNQPDCKYVITSNFQKLRFYIDYANEFEEFDLFNLQKQEFELLYLILHKDSIFSDLPLKLKTETKFHEKNISDKLYKDYSNFKYNVYNNLVENNPEYDKLTLFKKSQKFLDRLLFVFFAEDTGLVPPNAISKIIEQWQTLIYLDEYKTLYSRFVKFFEHLDKGHKYKTYDLPAYNGGLFAADEILNNVQIDNKILKDGALLLSSYDFSTDVDVNILGHIFEHSLNEIEEKTAEIAATTTTTTKEFIPLLSVHSEKNISKRKKDGVFYTPKYITQYIVENTVGKLCTEKREELDISEIEFDGSYKTKGKKLSAKGRKLFDTLENYKHWLLSLKIIDPACGSGAFLNQALSFLIDEHKHIDDIIAELTGETIRLFDTDKAILENNLYGVDINEESVEIARLSLWLPTAQKGRKLSNLNKNIKCGNSLIDDPKIAGSKAFDWNKEFPQIFSEKKKNAWHITTATHNSRYSQRMFDNYVKTGKAIWLDDNDEIIITKTVAEIVKEDKLNVIEYNICSDHMHLLLVCEEEKLTNIVKKIKGRTARERNRNKGINPLVRQDGEKSVSVWTQKFGKSKIENDEYLNNTIEYIHNNRIKHELPKNEEIEKIKTEFLCTREHAFRTEYNGGFDVVIGNPPYVDIKALPPELVKGLFKYYVTTENRINLYSIFIEKARSIVKDKGFVSFINPNSILVNSSYKKIRTLLMSEMTKIIKLPDNVFIDAKVETIIFEYRKNYSTEIVDVIVYPKSEVINFVDNLRINQIDKKIWKEDKNNNYNIFLSLEHIGLLEKIKRQSTNELGDVSDFSLGITPYDKYQGHSEETIKNREFHSFTKIDEMYKPLITGENIIRYDVINKPSEYIKYGNWLGSMRSEKFFTEPRIIVRQIVSGKPPRIYAGLTTESLYFTQIGFAIIPKDKSTLKFVLALLNSKLLTYFHKYSYLDIEKDLFQKILIANCKQLPIKEIEQEKLFPFDNKVEVIVNKNKELQRKKTKFLNRLSDNIEIYKMSKKIDSFYDHDFKTLVSELKKKKVALSLLQQDEWEEYFMSYKTEINNLQSQINQTDEEIDQMVYQLYELTEEEIKIVEEGV, encoded by the coding sequence ATGGGAATATTTCAAAAATCGGTAATAAAAAATCACTTTACGAGCCTCGACAAAGAGCAAGTTGATGAAGCATTCCGGAAGTTTAACAAAAGCTATTCATCAACAAAAATCTCTGAAATAAAACAACTAAAAGAAGAAGAATACCAGGACGGATTTTTAAGAGAAATATTTGTTGATGTATTTGGTTACACATTAAAACCAGCAGAAAATTTCAATCTGGTGAGAGAATATAAAAATCAAACAGACGGAAAAAAGGCAGATGGTGCAATTCTAAAAGATGGAAAAGCAATTGTTGTAATCGAATTAAAATCGACCAAAACAAAAGACCTGAAAAGTATAACTGAACAAGCATTTAATTACAAAAACAATCAGCCCGATTGCAAATATGTAATCACATCTAATTTTCAGAAACTGCGTTTTTATATCGATTATGCCAACGAATTCGAGGAATTTGATTTATTCAATCTGCAAAAACAGGAATTTGAATTGTTGTATTTAATCCTACACAAAGACAGCATTTTTTCAGATTTACCACTAAAATTAAAAACCGAAACTAAGTTTCACGAAAAAAACATTTCGGACAAACTCTATAAAGATTACTCGAATTTTAAATACAATGTTTACAATAATCTTGTAGAAAACAATCCTGAGTACGATAAGTTGACATTATTTAAAAAATCGCAGAAATTTTTAGACCGACTGCTGTTTGTATTTTTTGCCGAAGATACAGGATTGGTTCCACCAAATGCCATTTCCAAAATTATTGAGCAATGGCAAACACTCATTTATTTGGACGAATATAAAACATTGTACAGCCGTTTTGTTAAGTTTTTTGAACATCTCGATAAAGGGCATAAATATAAAACCTACGATTTGCCGGCATACAATGGTGGTTTGTTTGCTGCTGACGAAATTCTCAACAATGTACAAATTGACAACAAAATCCTGAAAGACGGTGCACTGCTATTATCATCCTACGATTTTAGCACCGATGTTGACGTAAATATTTTGGGGCATATTTTTGAACATTCGCTTAACGAGATTGAAGAAAAAACCGCCGAAATTGCTGCAACCACTACCACAACAACAAAGGAATTCATTCCCTTGTTGTCAGTACATAGCGAGAAAAACATATCGAAACGCAAAAAGGACGGAGTTTTTTACACACCAAAATACATAACTCAATATATAGTAGAAAATACCGTAGGTAAGCTTTGTACCGAAAAACGTGAGGAATTAGACATAAGTGAAATTGAGTTTGACGGCTCTTACAAAACCAAAGGCAAGAAACTATCCGCCAAAGGCAGGAAGCTGTTTGACACTCTCGAAAACTACAAACATTGGCTACTTTCCTTAAAGATAATTGATCCGGCTTGTGGTTCCGGTGCATTTTTGAACCAAGCCCTTAGTTTTTTGATTGATGAACACAAGCATATCGATGATATTATAGCCGAACTTACGGGCGAAACAATCCGGCTGTTCGATACCGACAAAGCCATTCTCGAGAACAATCTATATGGAGTGGATATTAACGAAGAAAGTGTTGAAATTGCTCGACTATCGCTTTGGCTACCCACAGCACAAAAAGGCAGAAAACTATCGAATCTAAACAAAAATATTAAATGCGGAAACTCACTTATTGACGACCCCAAAATTGCAGGCAGCAAAGCTTTTGATTGGAATAAAGAGTTTCCTCAAATATTTAGCGAGAAAAAGAAAAATGCCTGGCACATAACCACAGCAACACATAATTCGAGATATTCGCAACGAATGTTCGATAATTATGTTAAAACCGGTAAAGCAATATGGCTCGATGATAATGACGAAATAATAATTACGAAAACCGTAGCAGAAATAGTAAAAGAAGATAAACTAAATGTAATAGAATATAATATCTGTAGCGACCATATGCACCTACTACTCGTTTGTGAAGAAGAAAAACTGACGAATATCGTAAAAAAAATAAAAGGTAGAACTGCAAGAGAGCGAAACAGAAACAAGGGGATTAATCCCCTTGTCCGCCAGGATGGCGAAAAATCCGTATCGGTCTGGACGCAAAAATTCGGAAAATCGAAGATAGAAAACGATGAATACCTGAATAATACGATAGAATACATCCATAATAACCGCATAAAACACGAACTGCCTAAAAATGAAGAAATAGAAAAAATAAAAACAGAATTCCTATGCACAAGAGAACACGCATTTAGAACCGAATATAATGGTGGCTTTGATGTGGTGATTGGAAATCCGCCTTATGTTGATATAAAAGCCTTACCTCCTGAATTAGTTAAAGGATTATTTAAATATTATGTTACAACTGAGAATAGAATAAATTTATATTCTATTTTTATTGAGAAAGCAAGAAGTATTGTTAAAGACAAAGGTTTTGTTTCTTTTATTAACCCTAATTCAATACTTGTTAATTCATCTTATAAAAAGATAAGAACATTATTGATGTCAGAAATGACTAAAATTATTAAACTTCCTGACAATGTTTTTATAGATGCAAAAGTAGAAACAATTATTTTTGAGTATCGCAAGAATTATTCAACTGAAATTGTTGATGTTATTGTTTATCCTAAATCAGAAGTGATAAATTTTGTTGATAATCTTCGAATAAATCAAATTGATAAGAAAATTTGGAAAGAGGATAAAAATAATAATTACAATATCTTTTTATCATTGGAACATATTGGATTACTTGAAAAGATAAAAAGACAATCTACAAATGAATTAGGAGATGTTTCAGACTTTTCACTTGGAATTACACCATATGATAAATATCAAGGACATTCTGAGGAAACTATAAAGAATAGAGAATTTCATTCCTTCACTAAAATAGATGAAATGTATAAACCTTTGATTACAGGTGAAAATATTATCAGATATGATGTAATCAATAAACCAAGTGAATATATTAAATATGGCAATTGGTTAGGCTCAATGCGTTCAGAAAAGTTTTTTACAGAACCTCGAATTATTGTTCGTCAGATTGTTTCTGGTAAGCCACCACGCATCTATGCTGGTCTTACAACAGAAAGTTTATATTTTACCCAAATTGGATTTGCAATAATCCCAAAAGATAAATCAACTCTAAAATTTGTATTAGCTTTATTAAATTCAAAATTATTAACCTATTTTCATAAATATTCTTACCTTGATATTGAAAAAGATTTATTTCAAAAAATATTAATTGCAAACTGTAAACAATTACCAATAAAGGAAATTGAACAGGAAAAGCTATTTCCATTCGACAATAAAGTTGAAGTCATTGTGAACAAAAATAAAGAACTTCAACGAAAGAAAACCAAATTTCTAAACAGGCTATCAGATAATATTGAGATATATAAAATGTCTAAAAAGATAGATTCTTTTTACGATCACGACTTCAAAACATTAGTATCTGAACTTAAAAAGAAAAAAGTGGCTTTATCGTTATTGCAACAAGACGAATGGGAAGAATATTTTATGTCCTATAAAACAGAAATTAACAATCTGCAAAGCCAAATTAATCAAACAGATGAAGAAATAGACCAAATGGTTTATCAGCTCTATGAGCTAACTGAGGAGGAAATTAAAATTGTGGAGGAGGGTGTTTGA